A window from Gopherus flavomarginatus isolate rGopFla2 chromosome 4, rGopFla2.mat.asm, whole genome shotgun sequence encodes these proteins:
- the LOC127049792 gene encoding cytochrome c oxidase subunit 7A2, mitochondrial-like, producing MLWNLLALRQISQRTISTASRRQVANRVPEKQKLFQEDNGMPVHLKGGLVDGLLYRTTMALTVFGTCYAIYELFVAAMPKKVK from the coding sequence ATGCTGTGGAACCTGCTGGCTCTTCGGCAAATTTCCCAGAGGACCATAAGCACTGCTTCACGCAGACAGGTTGCAAACAGAGTTCCGGAGAAGCAGAAGCTTTTTCAGGAGGATAATGGAATGCCAGTGCATCTTAAGGGTGGACTAGTGGATGGTTTGCTATATAGAACCACCATGGCTCTAACGGTTTTTGGAACATGCTATGCTATTTATGAACTGTTTGTAGCTGCAATGCCCAAGAAAGTGAAATGA